A window of Lepeophtheirus salmonis unplaced genomic scaffold, UVic_Lsal_1.4 unplaced_contig_10631_pilon, whole genome shotgun sequence contains these coding sequences:
- the LOC121126085 gene encoding cathepsin L: MKLFFIFVSLGVVVGEFSSEWTLWKKLHGKRYGSFQIEELRFKIFEENRIKIQKHNAEAQNGLHTYTLAMNQFGDLLQSEFLQGYTGLAQGFFSGENTVILDNSVPVPSYVNWTKNGAVTAVKKSTYCGSCWAFSTTGSVEGQYFIKNKKLLSFSEQQLIDCSTQYGNKGCNGGLMDNAFKYLIDNKGIATEKKYPYLDEEDNCKYNKTMAVGQISSFNDVKPGSEDQLKLAVAQIGPISAAVDTSSLSFIFYEKGIYIDNYCSSTNVDLAVLVVGYGTDKASGLDYWLVKNSWGTSWGDQGYIKMARNHKNMCGIATLASYPLI; the protein is encoded by the exons atgaaactattttttatttttgtatccctTGGAGTTGTGGTTGGAGAATTCTCCAGTGAATGGACTCTATGGAAGAAACTTCACGGAAAAAGATATGGCTCTTTCCAAATCGAAGAACTAAGATTCAAAATTTTCGAAGAAAACAGAATCAAAATCCAAAAGCATAATGCAGAAGCCCAAAATGGACTTCACACTTATACATTGGCAATGAACCAATTTGGAGATTTA CTTCAAAGTGAATTTCTTCAAGGATATACTGGATTGGCCCAAGGATTCTTTTCAGGTGAGAACACTGTTATTTTAGACAACAGCGTGCCGGTTCCTTCTTATGTTAATTGGACGAAAAATGGAGCAGTTACAGCAgtcaaaaaaagtacatattgtGGATCATGTTGGGCATTTTCGACt ACTGGCTCTGTAGAGGGacaatatttcatcaaaaacaaGAAGCTTCTTTCCTTCAGTGAGCAACAATTGATTGATTGTTCCACACAGTATGGAAATAAGGGATGTAATGGTGGATTGATGGATAATGCTTTCAAATATCTCATTGATAATAAAGGTATAGCTACAgagaaaaaatatccatatttagaTGAAGAAGACAAttgtaaatacaataaaacaatGGCAGTAGGACAAATTAGCTCTTTCAATGACGTTAAACCTGGAAGTGAAGACCAATTAAAATTGGCGGTTGCCCAAATCGGTCCTATTTCTGCAGCCGTTGATACATCAtctctttcttttatattttatgaaaaag GCATTTACATAGACAATTATTGTAGTTCTACTAATGTGGATCTTGCTGTTTTGGTTGTTGGGTATGGTACGGATAAGGCATCGGGACTGGATTATTGGCTTGTCAAAAACTCATGGGGTACTTCTTGGGGAGACCAAGGATACATCAAAATGGCCAGGAATCATAAAAACATGTGTGGCATTGCAACACTGGCTTCATATCCCCTCATTTAA